GCCGAACGCCATGAACGCGGTGGCGGTCAACAGGCCCGCCGTCGCCGCCAGCGAGGTGATGGCGACGCCGTTCACCAGCCCCGCGCCGACCGTCTCGGAGATGCTCCCGCCCTGGGTCAGCGCGCCCAGCGCGGCGAGGATGCCGATGAGGAACGCCGCGCGCATCGTCGAGATGGCGTTCGCGCCGATGGCGGGAGCGAACGGCGGCGAGTTGCTGTTCGCGCCGAGCGCCCACGCCGTCAGCAGGCCGGTGACGGTCGCCAGCGCCACCAGTATCCAGAACACCAGTCCCGTCACCGTCGCGTCAGCGCTCCGGGTCGGTGGTGACCGCGGCGTCTCGCTGTCTGGCCCATCGTCGGGTCCTCTCGCCCGCTCGGTTAATAAGCGTTCTCGAAGTGAGGGGACGCGGGACGATTCTCCCGGAGTTCACTCCCGACTCGACAACGGACCCTCGCGGGACTCCGTCCCGTCGCCTGCCGCCACGGACGGAACTTTATACCGGCCCCGAGAATTGCGCGCCGTGACCGACGACAAACGTCGCGCTCCCCGCCGAGGGACGGTCGGCCTCGTCGCCGGGCTCTTCGCGCTCTCGGCCGCGGCGGCCGCCTACGAGATAGCGCCGGCCAGCGTCCTGCCCCTCGTTCGGTCGTCGCTCGACGTGGGCCCGACCCTGGCGGGGTGGCTCGTGAGCGTGATGTACCTCACCGCGGTCGTCGCCAGCGTCCCGGTCGGGGTCGCGCTCGACCGAGTGCGGGTGCGCCGGGCCGTCGCGGTCGCGGCGGTCGCGCTGCTGGTCGCGGGCGCGTGGGGCTGGGTCGCCGCCACGGCGGGCGCCTACTGGTGGCTGTTTGCCTCGCGCATCCTGGGCGGGTTCGCCTACGTGGTGGTGTGGAACGCCGGCGCGAACCTGGTCGGGCAGGCGGTAGGACCGGAGATCCGGGCGACCGCCGTTGGCGTGTTCACCGCCAGCGCGCCGGTCGGGTTCGCGCTCGGCCAGTTCGGCAGCCCGCTGCTGGCCGACCGGTTCGGCTGGCCGGCCGCGCTCCCGGTGTTCGCAGCCATCGCGGTGGTCGGGGTCGGCGTCTTCCTGGGCTCGACCCGCGGCCGGCGCCTCGCGGTCGCGGCCGACACCCCCGACCGCGGGCAGGTCCTGACCCTGTTCGCCAACCGCGGCGCGTGGACGCTCTACGCGCTGTGCTTCCTCGCGTTCTCGCTGTACCTGTTCCTCAACTCCTGGCTTCCGAGCTACCTGACCGGGCGGCTGGACGTCTCGCTCGCGGTGAGCGGCCTGCTGACCGCGGTGTTCCCGGCGGTCGGCGCCCTCTCCCGGACGGGCAGCGGATTCGTCTCCGACCGGCTGTTCGGCGGGCGGCGCCGGCCGGTCGTCCTGCTGGCGTTCGTCGTGGCGGTGCCCGCCGTGACGGGGTTCACAGTCGTCTCAGGGGTCATCGGGGCGGTCGCGCTGCTGGTCGTGGCGGGGTTCGCGGTCCAGATCACCATCGGGCTGCTCTACACCTACGTCCCCGAGGTGGTCGCGCCGGCGGTCCGGACCACGGCCATCTCGATGCTGACCAGCGTCGGCCTGTTCGGCGCGTTCGCGGCGCCCATCGCGGCCGGGGCGGTCATCGACCGGGCGGGCTACCGGCCGGCGTTCCTGCTCGCGGCCGTCGTCGCGGCGGTCGGCGCCGCGCTCGCGTGGTACGCGCCCGACAGCGGGTGAGTCACGAGCCGACCGACCGCGTGACCCGCCTCCTCCATCCGAGGCGGCTCCGCCGTCGACAGCTATTTTGTCCTCGCGTCCCGACTACTTCACCTGCACGGTGGGGGATACCATGGCAGACAAACCGCATCAGAACCTGGCCATCATCGGCCACGTCGACCACGGGAAGAGCACGCTGGTCGGGCGACTCCTCTACGAGACGGGGAGCGTCCCGGACCACGTCATCGAACAGCACAAGGAGGAGGCCGAGGAGAAGGGCAAGGGCGGCTTCGAGTTCGCGTACGTGATGGACAACCTCGCGGAGGAGCGCGAGCGCGGTGTCACCATCGACATCGCCCATCAGGAGTTCGAGACCGACACCTACTACTTCACCATCGTGGACACGCCCGGCCACCGCGACTTCGTG
This region of Halorussus rarus genomic DNA includes:
- a CDS encoding MFS transporter gives rise to the protein MTDDKRRAPRRGTVGLVAGLFALSAAAAAYEIAPASVLPLVRSSLDVGPTLAGWLVSVMYLTAVVASVPVGVALDRVRVRRAVAVAAVALLVAGAWGWVAATAGAYWWLFASRILGGFAYVVVWNAGANLVGQAVGPEIRATAVGVFTASAPVGFALGQFGSPLLADRFGWPAALPVFAAIAVVGVGVFLGSTRGRRLAVAADTPDRGQVLTLFANRGAWTLYALCFLAFSLYLFLNSWLPSYLTGRLDVSLAVSGLLTAVFPAVGALSRTGSGFVSDRLFGGRRRPVVLLAFVVAVPAVTGFTVVSGVIGAVALLVVAGFAVQITIGLLYTYVPEVVAPAVRTTAISMLTSVGLFGAFAAPIAAGAVIDRAGYRPAFLLAAVVAAVGAALAWYAPDSG